In Mycolicibacter virginiensis, the DNA window GCAGTCAAACTGGAACCGCGACCCGAACCCGATCACCGGCCTGAGCCGGCGTGCTCGATCACCAAGACCGGCGACGAGCAGGGTAGCTGCTGGCGGATCAAACTCGATCACCTCAACGCGGCGAAGTTCGATGCGGCACTGCGGTCTCACCTGGACGCCCTGATGGCCGAGTGGAAACACGACCACGATGGCCGCGCAATAGATCAGGCGCCTCCGTTGCCGACTACGGCTGACGCGTTTCTGCGTCTGGTCGAGGCTGGATGGGATGCGGCGGCAGCCCGCCGGCCCCACGGGCAGCACACCACCGTGGTGGCGCACCTCGACATCAACGACCGGGCCGCGGCACTGCACCTGGGGCCGCTGCTGTCGGACGAAGAACGCCGATACCTGCTGTGCGACGCCCGCTTTGAGGTGTGGTTCGAGCGCAATGGCGAACCCATCGGCGCCGGCCGCACGACCCGCGGGATCAGCCGCCGGCTTCGACGGGCCATTGAGCACCGCGACCGCTGCTGCGTGGTTCCCGGCTGCGGGGCCACTCGAGGGCTGCACGCCCATCACATCCGGCACTGGGAAGACGGCGGCGAAACCGAACTGCCCAACCTGGTGCTGGTCTGCCCGTATCACCATCGGCTGCACCACCGGGGCATCATCACCA includes these proteins:
- a CDS encoding HNH endonuclease signature motif containing protein produces the protein MPSIAPSASAEARGGTRLEVLFEELAELCGQRNAIDGRIVDIAAEIERDELWGGTGARSVAALLAWKTGVSPGNAHTIATVAHRADEFPRCVQGMREGRVSLDQVGVIAGRAADGSDEHYAQLAGVATVNQLRTAVKLEPRPEPDHRPEPACSITKTGDEQGSCWRIKLDHLNAAKFDAALRSHLDALMAEWKHDHDGRAIDQAPPLPTTADAFLRLVEAGWDAAAARRPHGQHTTVVAHLDINDRAAALHLGPLLSDEERRYLLCDARFEVWFERNGEPIGAGRTTRGISRRLRRAIEHRDRCCVVPGCGATRGLHAHHIRHWEDGGETELPNLVLVCPYHHRLHHRGIITITGPATHLTVTDNTDRPLSAASLARPPKQPRPTVAACSGPTGERAQWWWYSPFQPQAPPTTN